One Ctenopharyngodon idella isolate HZGC_01 chromosome 9, HZGC01, whole genome shotgun sequence DNA window includes the following coding sequences:
- the nxph2a gene encoding LOW QUALITY PROTEIN: neurexophilin-2 (The sequence of the model RefSeq protein was modified relative to this genomic sequence to represent the inferred CDS: inserted 2 bases in 1 codon) translates to MQIVSAVLLLFCLHKCCWKVTCRRVHIPEXLVDWGENEEHPSPKSASPRVLNPLRLFARGSPGFKSNRREITYLENIEDSWDWLSNQTDVRESQSRTKRRPIVKTGKFKKMFGWGDFNSNIKTVKLNLLITGKIVDHGNGTFSVYFRHNSTGLGNVSVSLVPPSKVVEFEIAQQSTLETKDSKSFNCRIEYQKTDRSKKTSHCSYDPSNVCYQESTQSHVSWLCSKPFKVICIYIAFYSTDYKLVQKICPDYNYHSDTPYASTG, encoded by the exons TGTTGTTGGAAGGTCACATGCAGAAGAGTCCATATTCCAGA GCTTGTGGACTGGGGAGAAAACGAGGAGCACCCCTCCCCCAAAAGCGCCAGCCCCCGTGTTCTCAACCCCCTGCGCCTTTTCGCCCGGGGATCCCCTGGGTTCAAGAGCAACAGGAGGGAGATTACATATTTGGAAAACATCGAGGACTCCTGGGACTGGTTATCTAACCAGACAGATGTCAGAGAGTCGCAGAGCAGGACTAAACGCAGACCCATCGTGAAAACGggcaagtttaaaaaaatgttcggCTGGGGTGACTTCAACTCCAACATCAAGACTGTGAAACTAAATCTCCTCATTACAGGCAAGATAGTGGACCACGGCAACGGCACGTTTAGCGTTTACTTCCGTCATAATTCCACGGGCCTGGGGAACGTCTCTGTAAGCCTGGTGCCGCCTTCCAAGGTGGTGGAGTTTGAGATCGCCCAGCAGTCCACCCTGGAGACGAAAGACTCAAAATCTTTCAACTGCCGGATCGAGTACCAGAAAACGGACCGCAGCAAAAAGACTTCACACTGCAGCTATGACCCGTCCAACGTGTGTTACCAAGAGTCCACCCAGAGCCACGTGTCCTGGCTCTGCTCGAAGCCCTTCAAAGTCATATGCATCTACATCGCCTTTTACAGCACTGACTATAAACTGGTGCAGAAAATCTGCCCAGATTACAACTACCACAGCGACACGCCGTACGCTTCCACGGGTTAA